A stretch of Oligoflexia bacterium DNA encodes these proteins:
- a CDS encoding thrombospondin type 3 repeat-containing protein produces the protein MMKNSYLIIMLFLGVFLIHGCGESGDEGIITPFGDADGDGITNNIDNCVNQANPNQADEDNDGIGDVCDPINNNITPPSTPSNLSAFSGLTECEISVSWTDTSNNEDDFELIRHYDIDSTVTGITQTFIRPSSAGTGNTVYFTDTIFPGVVNVSYVVRARNEGGNSADSLSTSPIVAPLCSD, from the coding sequence ATGATGAAAAATAGTTATTTAATAATAATGTTGTTTTTAGGGGTATTTCTTATTCATGGATGCGGTGAATCTGGGGATGAAGGGATAATAACACCTTTTGGCGATGCGGATGGGGATGGAATTACCAATAATATTGATAACTGTGTGAATCAAGCAAACCCCAACCAAGCGGATGAAGATAATGATGGTATAGGCGATGTGTGTGATCCTATCAATAATAATATTACACCTCCCAGCACTCCCTCTAATTTATCTGCATTTTCAGGTTTAACTGAATGTGAAATTTCAGTCAGTTGGACAGACACATCAAATAATGAGGATGATTTTGAACTTATTCGTCACTATGATATCGATAGTACTGTTACAGGTATAACACAAACTTTTATAAGACCGTCTTCAGCAGGTACAGGCAACACTGTCTATTTCACCGATACCATTTTTCCAGGCGTTGTTAATGTAAGTTATGTTGTAAGAGCTAGAAATGAAGGTGGAAATTCAGCAGATTCATTATCAACGTCACCGATTGTGGCACCATTGTGTAGCGATTAA
- a CDS encoding DUF1543 domain-containing protein yields the protein MQHKLFLIVLGATPPGRNIEQHDVMFAVGKSIEDTYPKILQHWSVKGVHIDAYVEVTQVDGFKINIVNAKQDAHLQANRLYFINLGGYMPNDIEEYHKKILVAASNKIEAKRKVKTDDFFKQGLQEKNACPHYDDQFEIVGFDVDNCLLLDEHIEKCYSIELLEDHSSKWINNKKVIGYFPIKQ from the coding sequence ATGCAACACAAACTATTTTTAATTGTTTTAGGTGCTACACCTCCTGGAAGAAATATTGAACAGCACGATGTTATGTTTGCTGTTGGTAAGTCTATAGAAGATACGTATCCAAAAATTTTGCAACATTGGTCAGTAAAAGGAGTTCATATTGATGCCTATGTTGAAGTCACCCAGGTTGATGGCTTTAAGATAAACATTGTTAATGCAAAACAAGACGCTCATTTGCAGGCAAATAGGCTTTATTTTATCAATTTGGGTGGATATATGCCGAATGATATAGAAGAGTACCATAAAAAAATACTGGTCGCGGCGTCAAATAAGATTGAAGCAAAACGCAAAGTTAAAACGGATGATTTTTTTAAACAGGGTTTACAAGAAAAAAATGCTTGCCCACATTATGATGATCAATTTGAAATTGTCGGTTTTGATGTAGACAACTGTCTTTTGCTTGATGAGCATATTGAGAAATGCTATTCAATTGAACTCTTAGAAGATCATTCATCGAAGTGGATAAACAACAAAAAAGTTATTGGTTACTTTCCTATAAAGCAATAG
- a CDS encoding type II secretion system protein — translation MIKKRNALGFTLVELSVVLIIIGFVTTVSMNTYFEQILKSKASEAFVYLRSIHDAQFVFANQIVYTKANLSQCIPESRFSRIASSVCDSATYCGEINARPPARKKQYVYIYSTYNDNLFSTENCGQSIEFAQVGSWEALGLSSVNRNQAAVSQINSYKPSLLAAVNENFGIPSAQAGLLGNLIGGGSDDDDEDGLLGGDADADIDDGLGDLVEHVDNLLGGDNTSEDDGSEIDALLDVALGDNNLGIDVDIDLDGDGDSLIEGSASGESTENENGGQDTLLDIDLSLNMPGNGGDSDPEPDNGPEDNENENEDNGDEAPINNQEIALVGDKINIIRLPTPLNFSFYAAHNEQIMQEYGVDDLAKTITIFAIADVDGDYTGEQISFPEQFENNGVNPILLDNVWVVSRSLYIDEEGDIQVVGGIYQANQGE, via the coding sequence ATGATAAAAAAAAGAAACGCTCTAGGATTTACATTGGTTGAACTATCTGTTGTTTTAATCATTATTGGTTTTGTTACAACCGTATCCATGAATACTTATTTTGAACAAATTTTAAAATCTAAAGCTTCTGAAGCCTTTGTCTATTTAAGATCCATTCATGACGCTCAATTTGTTTTTGCCAATCAGATCGTTTATACAAAAGCAAACTTAAGCCAATGTATTCCAGAAAGTCGTTTCTCAAGAATTGCTTCCTCTGTATGTGATAGCGCTACCTACTGTGGTGAAATTAATGCAAGACCCCCGGCAAGAAAAAAACAGTATGTTTATATATACAGTACCTACAATGACAATCTTTTTTCAACAGAAAATTGTGGGCAATCCATTGAATTTGCCCAAGTGGGCAGCTGGGAAGCTTTAGGTTTAAGTAGCGTAAACAGAAACCAAGCCGCTGTCTCACAAATAAATTCTTACAAACCTTCATTGTTAGCAGCTGTTAATGAAAATTTTGGAATCCCCAGCGCACAAGCAGGTCTTTTGGGTAATTTAATTGGTGGGGGTTCAGATGATGATGATGAGGATGGTCTTCTTGGTGGCGATGCCGATGCCGATATTGATGATGGCCTAGGTGATCTCGTAGAGCACGTGGATAACTTATTGGGAGGTGATAATACCTCAGAAGATGATGGCAGTGAAATTGACGCATTACTTGACGTAGCTCTAGGTGATAATAATTTAGGTATTGACGTGGATATTGATCTTGATGGCGATGGAGATTCTTTAATTGAGGGTTCTGCAAGTGGTGAAAGCACTGAAAATGAAAATGGTGGGCAAGATACTTTATTGGATATTGACTTGAGCTTGAATATGCCTGGCAATGGTGGAGATTCAGATCCTGAACCTGATAACGGCCCTGAAGACAACGAAAATGAAAACGAAGACAATGGAGATGAAGCCCCAATTAACAATCAAGAAATTGCTTTGGTTGGAGACAAAATTAACATCATTCGTTTACCCACACCTTTAAACTTCTCGTTTTATGCCGCTCATAATGAACAAATCATGCAGGAGTATGGTGTAGATGATCTTGCAAAAACAATCACCATCTTTGCCATTGCTGATGTTGATGGTGATTACACGGGAGAGCAAATCAGTTTCCCAGAACAATTTGAAAACAATGGCGTAAATCCTATTTTATTGGACAATGTTTGGGTTGTCTCTAGAAGCTTATACATTGATGAAGAAGGTGACATTCAAGTGGTTGGGGGTATTTACCAAGCAAACCAAGGTGAATAA